A single region of the Candidatus Protochlamydia amoebophila UWE25 genome encodes:
- a CDS encoding transposase: MKESFIEEQIIKILKEVDSEIPLVEVCRKYEVSTASYYQ, translated from the coding sequence ATGAAGGAAAGCTTCATAGAAGAACAAATTATTAAAATCCTAAAAGAAGTCGACTCAGAAATACCTCTTGTAGAAGTTTGTCGCAAGTATGAAGTCAGTACAGCTTCTTATTATCAATGA
- the rpoN gene encoding RNA polymerase factor sigma-54 has translation MSTVGIPSSSLQMQQKQGMNLTQRLMMSTHMQQAIHLLQLPILELEPFIEEQVVSNPLLDIIPIEKEGAFIEERTSASEKMEKEITIDDRDLAILNRLDEDYREHFAGSETTPMKRSSEEEKLKSYLENSICADPSLLEKLHQQAIDTFNNQQELAIADILIGYIDANGFLKTPLQEICLLHNLEESAVKDILREMQEFEPYGIAAASIQESLLIQLRCLHKEGKLAYRLIKDYYNELLHNHIPLIQKQLKCSFSEIQEAIEKDIAKLDLHPGTHFSAQTSQVLIPDVTLRQEGEKLIVDVDRDRAPTLKINRKYLRLLNDSSTSNETKQFIKRHLFSARWLVRNLQQRYSTIERIAEFLAVNQYEFFTQPDGQLKPLTMKTIADALELHESTIARTVSNKYINSPKGIFSLRSFFTTKYTSEEGEDLSAKTVKEAILEIISGENKLRPFSDEKISEFLKSKGITCARRTVAKYRQALDLGNTQQRKKFHQS, from the coding sequence ATGAGTACAGTAGGGATTCCTTCTTCTTCTTTGCAAATGCAGCAAAAACAAGGAATGAACTTGACACAGCGTTTGATGATGTCAACTCATATGCAACAAGCCATTCATTTACTTCAATTGCCTATCTTAGAATTAGAGCCGTTTATTGAAGAACAAGTTGTTTCAAATCCTTTGCTCGATATTATCCCTATAGAAAAAGAGGGAGCTTTTATAGAAGAACGCACTTCAGCTTCTGAAAAAATGGAAAAAGAAATCACGATTGATGATCGTGATTTGGCTATTTTGAACCGATTGGATGAAGATTATCGAGAGCATTTTGCAGGAAGTGAAACAACGCCAATGAAAAGATCCAGTGAAGAAGAAAAGTTAAAAAGCTATTTAGAAAATTCAATTTGCGCGGATCCAAGTTTATTGGAAAAATTGCATCAACAAGCGATCGATACATTTAATAATCAACAAGAACTGGCTATTGCAGATATTTTAATTGGTTATATTGACGCCAATGGTTTTTTGAAAACACCTCTTCAAGAAATTTGCCTTTTACATAATCTTGAAGAGTCTGCGGTGAAAGATATTTTAAGAGAAATGCAGGAATTTGAGCCTTATGGAATCGCTGCCGCTTCTATTCAGGAGTCGCTATTAATTCAATTAAGATGCTTGCATAAGGAGGGAAAACTTGCTTACCGTCTTATTAAAGATTATTATAATGAATTGTTACACAATCATATTCCTTTGATTCAAAAACAATTAAAATGCTCTTTCTCGGAAATTCAAGAAGCGATTGAAAAGGATATCGCAAAATTAGATTTGCATCCTGGCACGCATTTCTCTGCTCAAACATCTCAAGTACTTATTCCCGATGTTACTTTGCGTCAAGAAGGAGAAAAGCTTATTGTTGATGTTGATCGTGATAGAGCTCCTACCTTAAAAATTAATCGAAAATATTTGCGCTTGTTGAACGATTCTTCAACATCAAATGAAACAAAGCAATTCATTAAGCGACACCTTTTTTCAGCTCGGTGGCTTGTGCGAAATTTGCAACAGCGATATTCGACGATTGAAAGAATTGCTGAATTTTTAGCGGTTAATCAATATGAATTTTTTACACAGCCCGATGGACAGTTAAAACCTTTAACCATGAAAACGATTGCAGATGCTTTAGAATTGCATGAATCGACAATTGCAAGAACTGTCTCCAATAAATATATCAATAGTCCCAAAGGAATTTTTTCTCTCCGGTCTTTTTTTACAACCAAATATACGTCGGAAGAAGGGGAAGATCTTTCAGCTAAAACAGTAAAAGAGGCTATTTTAGAAATTATCAGTGGCGAAAATAAGCTTCGTCCTTTTTCCGATGAAAAAATATCGGAATTTCTAAAAAGTAAAGGGATTACCTGCGCTAGACGCACCGTTGCTAAATATCGACAAGCCCTAGATTTAGGAAATACGCAACAGCGTAAAAAATTTCATCAATCTTAA
- a CDS encoding type II toxin-antitoxin system YafQ family toxin, which translates to MLKIELTKSIKRDLKKYKHQKNVLLELQDIIGFLVKKRTLPSKYRDHNLTGNWVAYRECHVRNDILLIYKIEDSILFLTRFGFHSELF; encoded by the coding sequence ATGCTTAAAATTGAATTGACTAAATCCATAAAAAGAGATCTGAAAAAATATAAACATCAAAAAAATGTGCTGCTAGAGCTTCAAGATATTATTGGTTTTTTGGTTAAAAAAAGAACTTTACCATCAAAATACCGCGATCATAATTTGACTGGTAATTGGGTAGCTTACAGAGAATGTCATGTTAGGAATGATATTTTACTCATTTATAAAATAGAGGATAGTATCTTATTTCTAACTAGATTCGGCTTTCATTCTGAGCTTTTCTAA
- a CDS encoding tyrosine-type recombinase/integrase: MDKALTSKSVALIIKRNKHLEKQKHSFSGHSLRAGFATTAAIFGVPEHLIMNQTGHKSSDTIRRYIRLGNMWMENAATKIGL, translated from the coding sequence ATGGATAAAGCTTTAACTTCCAAATCTGTCGCATTGATTATTAAGCGGAACAAACATTTAGAAAAGCAAAAACATTCATTCTCAGGACATAGCTTACGGGCTGGATTTGCTACAACCGCTGCCATCTTTGGTGTTCCTGAGCATCTGATCATGAATCAAACAGGTCATAAAAGCTCTGATACCATTAGAAGGTATATTCGATTGGGAAACATGTGGATGGAAAACGCCGCCACTAAAATTGGTTTATAA
- a CDS encoding type II secretion system protein GspD produces the protein MIKQLVWIVGLFCLAGSPFHQLWAQSISEKKANLQSSESDLDQEMDRFLTQVNRESQHIQFQIERLYDEVFKLYQAKAPVEDYKELLNRINQHKKHLNQLENRWRDLAVRSNKGEAYGLWHAPDTTLEQLIIDYGSQDYVYLIPPDVGAIRLSIDSNLPIPRSSWNEMLELILNQNGVGIKTLNPYLRQLYLITLNNSNLRLITNKRQDLEILPIDSKIAFVLSPEPSEVRRAYSFLERFINHNTTVLQVLGRDILLVGQVGEIQDILKLYDFIASNRGEKDYRLIPICKVRADEMARILTAIFDQEEGDTSLAIPANGESSRQYARGDVNGLKIIVLDNMTQALFVVGTKEEIRKAEDVVRNVENRIGGVRDKTVFWYTVKHSESEELADVLFKVYNLMITTGTGVRSDGQGIVSRNAGTEINVIDNNSAPPPITPPILNPQKEPPQTLYGQEGYYQEGGFIVNPAPAQPGAFIQTDPNVGRDNFIVDAKSGSIVMVVEADILPKIKELLRKLDVPKKMVQIETLLFEKILTRENTFGLNLLKIGEHIAKNTNLTGATFNNIFPVKGEFTPANAGVFDFLLSRKQTSSGIPAFDLAYRFLLSQDDVQINSNPSILTMNQTPATIAVNEDISINTGIFEVETAKGTTLKDAFTRAQYGITISVKPTIHLNQHDTEDEWDFDYVTLETDITFDTIHAGGDRSRPDVTRRHITNQVQVPDGDTIILGGLRRKTTNDNKDSIPFLGELPGLGKLFSTNSLKDSSSEMFIFITPHIVKDPKEQLQCLRQELLCLRPGDVPYFLECVQEAHRYEKTRLMEGSMTVLFGRPRERYYISDCCKVDDHSQLEGEYDGR, from the coding sequence ATGATAAAGCAACTGGTTTGGATAGTAGGTCTTTTTTGCCTAGCAGGATCCCCTTTTCATCAATTGTGGGCACAATCAATATCAGAAAAAAAAGCTAACCTTCAATCTTCTGAAAGTGATTTAGATCAAGAAATGGATCGTTTCTTGACGCAAGTAAATAGAGAATCTCAACACATTCAATTTCAAATTGAACGGCTTTATGATGAGGTTTTTAAACTTTACCAAGCAAAGGCTCCTGTAGAAGATTACAAAGAATTACTCAATCGCATTAACCAACATAAAAAGCATTTGAATCAACTTGAAAATAGATGGCGTGACTTAGCTGTCCGAAGTAATAAAGGTGAGGCTTATGGACTTTGGCATGCCCCAGATACAACTTTAGAACAGTTGATTATTGATTATGGATCTCAAGATTATGTCTATTTAATTCCTCCAGACGTAGGTGCAATTCGCTTAAGTATTGATTCTAATTTACCAATTCCCAGGTCATCTTGGAATGAAATGTTAGAATTAATTTTAAATCAAAATGGAGTAGGAATTAAAACTTTGAACCCTTACCTGCGTCAACTTTACTTAATTACTCTCAATAATTCTAACCTACGTTTGATTACTAACAAACGGCAAGATTTAGAAATTCTTCCGATAGATTCAAAAATTGCTTTTGTATTATCTCCAGAACCATCAGAAGTTCGGCGAGCTTATTCTTTCCTAGAAAGATTTATCAATCATAATACAACAGTTTTACAAGTTCTTGGAAGAGATATTCTGTTAGTGGGTCAAGTGGGTGAAATTCAAGATATTTTAAAACTTTATGATTTTATTGCCTCAAATCGCGGAGAAAAAGACTATCGCCTCATTCCTATTTGCAAGGTTCGTGCAGATGAAATGGCCCGTATTTTAACAGCAATTTTTGATCAAGAAGAAGGAGACACTTCTTTAGCCATTCCTGCAAATGGAGAATCTTCCCGACAATATGCTAGAGGAGATGTCAATGGATTGAAAATTATTGTCTTAGATAACATGACGCAAGCACTTTTTGTTGTGGGAACAAAAGAAGAGATCCGCAAAGCAGAAGACGTTGTACGAAATGTAGAAAATCGGATTGGCGGAGTAAGAGACAAAACAGTTTTTTGGTATACCGTAAAACATTCTGAATCTGAAGAGCTGGCTGATGTTTTATTCAAAGTATACAATTTAATGATCACAACAGGGACGGGTGTTAGATCAGACGGACAAGGAATAGTTTCAAGAAATGCAGGAACTGAAATCAATGTTATAGATAATAATTCAGCTCCTCCTCCCATAACGCCTCCTATTCTTAACCCACAAAAAGAGCCTCCCCAAACCTTATATGGACAAGAAGGCTATTACCAAGAAGGAGGGTTCATTGTTAATCCGGCTCCTGCTCAACCTGGTGCCTTTATCCAAACAGATCCCAATGTAGGACGAGATAATTTTATTGTTGATGCGAAATCTGGATCAATTGTGATGGTTGTGGAAGCTGACATTCTTCCAAAAATCAAAGAGTTACTCAGAAAATTAGATGTTCCTAAAAAAATGGTACAGATTGAAACACTACTTTTTGAAAAGATTTTAACCCGTGAAAATACATTTGGATTAAATCTTTTAAAAATTGGTGAGCATATTGCTAAAAACACAAATTTAACTGGAGCAACTTTTAATAACATTTTTCCTGTTAAGGGAGAATTTACTCCAGCTAACGCAGGGGTTTTTGACTTTTTATTAAGCCGGAAACAAACAAGTAGTGGTATTCCAGCCTTTGATTTAGCTTATCGCTTTTTATTGTCTCAGGATGATGTACAGATTAATTCAAATCCATCCATTTTGACCATGAATCAAACTCCCGCAACAATCGCTGTCAATGAAGATATTTCTATCAATACGGGGATTTTTGAAGTGGAGACTGCTAAAGGAACAACGCTGAAAGATGCTTTTACGCGTGCTCAATACGGGATTACAATTAGTGTTAAACCGACTATTCATTTAAACCAACATGATACAGAGGATGAATGGGATTTTGATTATGTGACACTTGAAACGGATATTACTTTTGATACAATTCATGCAGGAGGAGATCGCTCACGACCTGATGTGACGAGACGCCATATTACTAATCAAGTGCAAGTTCCTGATGGAGATACAATAATTTTAGGAGGATTAAGGCGAAAGACAACGAATGATAATAAAGATTCCATTCCTTTTTTGGGAGAATTACCGGGACTAGGTAAATTGTTTAGTACGAATTCCCTTAAAGACAGTAGCTCTGAAATGTTTATTTTTATTACTCCTCATATTGTAAAAGATCCAAAAGAGCAGCTCCAATGTCTAAGACAAGAGCTTTTATGTTTGCGTCCAGGGGATGTTCCTTACTTTCTAGAATGTGTTCAAGAAGCTCATCGTTATGAAAAAACAAGATTGATGGAAGGGAGTATGACGGTATTATTCGGTCGTCCTCGTGAACGTTATTACATCTCTGATTGCTGCAAAGTAGATGACCATAGCCAACTTGAAGGAGAATATGACGGGCGATAA
- a CDS encoding leucine-rich repeat domain-containing protein, with amino-acid sequence MNISNFGFNPSQFANITSPSYSPPQDINDHLENENTSLDKPLLNLEETTSTIQSSALSPSSEEIQLSFQEGTSLTISHSLLTFLREKSPYFKNLWSGHFQETLQHPLDLTKKDFTLLLNCLMDANFKVPLEEITSAIQLADYYELTEVVTNLEEQLIEGHKSQRFESFNSTEESLVGLKGILNFAQQCQLNALKNYLELTTVSALLNQTSQLTEFEKILNHFSNEIERVNFSENAHLTDAHLLVLKNCKNLKVLYLQGCRNLTDAGLAHLTPLTGLQHLNLSWCRNLTDAGLAHLAPLTALQYLDLSHCRNLTDTGLAHLTPLTALQHLDLRVCKNITDAGLAHLAPLTALQNLDLSDCGHLTDAGLAYLTPLTALQHLNLYFCFNLTDAGLVHLRPLTALQTLGLSQCWNLTDTGLAHLTPLTALQHLNLSRCYKLTDAGLAHLTPLTALQHLNLSYCENLTDDGLAHLAPLTALQYLRLSQCWKLTDAGLAHLTPLTALQHLNLSRCYKLTDAGLARLTPLTALQHLDLKYCINLTDAGLARLTPLSGLQHLALTNCKYLTDAGLAHLTLLTALQYLALANCKNLTDVGLAHLTPLTALQHLDLSECRHLTDAGLAHLTPLTGLQHLNLSWCRNLTDAGLAHLSPLSVLQHLALSQCSRLTDDGLDRFKTLATSLNLEIVR; translated from the coding sequence TTGAATATTTCTAATTTCGGGTTTAATCCTAGTCAATTTGCCAATATAACGTCTCCATCTTACTCTCCCCCTCAAGACATTAACGATCACCTTGAGAATGAAAATACCTCCTTAGACAAACCCTTGCTTAATCTAGAAGAAACTACGTCAACGATTCAATCTTCCGCACTTTCACCTTCATCTGAAGAAATTCAACTAAGCTTTCAAGAGGGAACTTCTCTAACCATTTCTCATTCTCTGCTAACTTTTTTAAGGGAAAAATCACCCTATTTCAAGAATCTGTGGTCGGGGCATTTTCAAGAAACCCTGCAACACCCTCTCGATTTAACAAAAAAAGACTTTACGCTTTTGCTCAATTGCCTGATGGACGCTAACTTTAAAGTTCCTTTAGAAGAGATTACTTCTGCCATTCAACTCGCCGATTATTATGAACTAACAGAAGTGGTGACAAACTTAGAAGAACAGCTGATAGAGGGACACAAATCTCAGAGATTTGAATCTTTTAACTCCACTGAAGAAAGCTTAGTCGGATTAAAAGGAATTTTAAATTTTGCGCAGCAATGTCAATTAAACGCTTTGAAAAACTATTTAGAATTGACCACTGTGAGCGCCTTATTAAACCAGACTTCTCAGTTAACGGAATTTGAAAAAATTTTAAACCATTTCTCAAATGAAATAGAAAGAGTCAATTTTTCAGAAAATGCCCATTTGACCGATGCTCATCTCTTAGTTTTAAAAAATTGTAAAAATTTAAAAGTGCTCTATCTTCAAGGTTGCCGTAATCTTACTGATGCAGGATTAGCGCATTTGACACCCTTAACGGGTTTGCAGCATCTCAATCTAAGTTGGTGCAGGAATCTCACCGATGCAGGATTAGCACATTTGGCACCCTTAACAGCTTTGCAATATTTAGATCTAAGCCACTGTAGGAATCTCACTGATACTGGATTAGCGCATTTAACACCCTTAACGGCATTACAGCATCTAGATTTAAGGGTTTGTAAGAATATCACTGATGCAGGACTAGCGCATTTAGCACCCTTAACAGCTTTGCAGAATCTAGATTTAAGCGATTGTGGGCATCTCACCGATGCAGGATTAGCCTATTTAACACCCTTAACAGCTTTGCAGCATCTAAATCTTTACTTTTGCTTTAATCTCACCGATGCAGGATTAGTTCATTTGAGGCCCTTAACCGCTTTGCAAACTCTAGGTCTAAGCCAATGTTGGAATCTCACCGATACAGGATTAGCCCATTTGACACCCTTAACCGCTTTACAACATCTAAATCTAAGCAGGTGCTATAAACTCACCGATGCAGGATTAGCGCATTTAACACCCTTAACCGCTTTACAACATCTAAATCTAAGCTATTGTGAGAATCTCACCGATGATGGGTTAGCGCATTTGGCACCCTTAACAGCTTTGCAATATCTACGCCTAAGCCAATGCTGGAAACTTACCGATGCAGGATTAGCCCATTTAACACCCTTAACCGCTTTACAACATCTAAATCTAAGCAGGTGCTATAAACTCACCGATGCAGGATTAGCCCGTTTGACACCTTTAACGGCTTTACAGCATCTAGATTTAAAATATTGCATTAATCTCACCGATGCAGGATTAGCCCGTTTGACACCTTTATCAGGTTTGCAGCATCTAGCTCTAACTAACTGTAAATATCTCACCGATGCAGGATTAGCCCATTTGACACTCTTAACGGCTTTGCAGTATCTAGCTCTAGCTAACTGTAAAAATCTCACCGATGTAGGATTAGCTCATTTGACACCCTTAACAGCTTTGCAGCATTTAGATTTAAGCGAATGCCGGCATCTCACCGATGCAGGATTAGCCCATTTGACACCCTTAACGGGTTTGCAGCATCTCAATCTAAGCTGGTGCAGGAATCTCACCGATGCAGGATTAGCCCATTTGTCGCCTTTATCAGTTTTGCAGCATCTAGCCCTAAGCCAATGCAGTCGTCTTACTGATGATGGATTAGACCGTTTTAAAACTTTAGCAACTTCACTCAATTTAGAAATTGTTAGGTAA